One stretch of Euphorbia lathyris chromosome 7, ddEupLath1.1, whole genome shotgun sequence DNA includes these proteins:
- the LOC136234961 gene encoding uncharacterized protein, giving the protein MDTTNSKISISTSSNRPSTRLLFDRRYGWVFDEWKDPSEEALAGGRGMFCILPLAKSFLNTASQSVNLAANFAVKVYERPDLLSPRALQENLHNQLQKFNSTLKKPETSSCLTLKDKFPLQTSASTSDLQLKTGKS; this is encoded by the exons ATGGACACGACAAACTCCAAAATCTCCATTTCCACCTCCTCTAACCGACCTTCCACTCGCCTCTTGTTTGATCGCCGTTACGGTTGGGT GTTTGATGAATGGAAAGACCCCTCAGAGGAAGCTCTAGCTGGTGGCCGCGGAAT GTTCTGCATATTGCCTCTAGCAAAGAGTTTCCTGAACACCGCCTCGCAGTCG GTTAACCTTGCTGCAAATTTTGCTGTCAAAGTTTACGAGAGGCCAGATCTTTTATCCCCTCGGGCACTGCAGGAAAATCTTCATAACCAGCTTCAAAAATTCAATTCCACTCTGAAGAAACCAGAAACCAGCAGCTGTTTGACACTGAAAGATAAATTTCCATTACAAACTTCCGCTTCTACTTCAGATCTACAATTAAAAACTGGGAAGTCATAG
- the LOC136200632 gene encoding uncharacterized protein, translating into MRTLLTLRPLPSSSSSPPSNQPCLTSNFPPSPPPCTSFIYSFRPNKRFHFLTPCSSLKQTKKQQTLQKANAPQSLRWWLNPKSGGAAADDDDKIKGDGEEDGSLEGETAVKGTILAGVLLVGFVGGFGAVGYIYRDQINVFLNQFSGFIEGYGPAGYALFVAVYAGLEILAIPAIPLTMSAGLLFGSLIGTIIVSISGTVAASVAFLIARYFARDRILKLVEGNKKFLAIDKAIGENGFRVVTLLRLSPLLPFSLGNYLYGLTSVKFVPYVLGSWLGMLPGTWAYVSAGAFGRAIIQEESDVGLIGGNNSLLTLGLGLLVTALAAAYVTRLAKDAIKDIDE; encoded by the exons ATGCGAACCCTTCTCACTTTGCGGCCATtaccatcatcatcatcatcgcCACCGTCAAATCAGCCATGCCTGACTTCCAATTTCCCCCCTTCACCTCCTCCTTGCACTTCCTTCATCTATAGCTTTAGACCCAACAAGCGTTTTCACTTTCTTACTCCTTGTTCTTCTCTTAAACAGACTAAGAAACAACAGACTCTTCAGAAAGCCAATGCTCCTCAGAGTTTGAGGTGGTGGTTGAATCCTAAAAGCGGTGGCGCTGCGGCCGATGATGACGATAAAATTAAGGGCGATGGTGAAGAGGATGGATCATTGGAAGGGGAAACTGCTGTTAAGGGTACAATTTTGGCTGGTGTTTTGCTTGTGGGTTTTGTTGGTGGATTTGGTGCTGTTGGGTATATTTATAGGGACCAGATCAATGTCTTCTTAAACCAGTTTTCTGGGTTTATTGAAG GTTATGGACCCGCAGGGTATGCTTTATTCGTAGCAGTTTATGCAGGACTTGAA ATCCTTGCAATTCCGGCAATTCCTTTAACCATGTCAGCTGGTCTGCTTTTTGGTTCTTTAATCGGCACCATCATCGTCTCTATAAGCGGAACA GTTGCAGCAAGTGTTGCCTTTCTAATTGCGAGATATTTTGCTCGTGATCGAATTCTTAAACTGGTTGAAGGAAATAAAAAGTTTCTTGCAATTGACAAGGCAATTGGTGAAAATGGGTTTCGAGTTGTAACCCTTCTTCGTTTGAGCCCTTTGCTTCCGTTTTCCCTGGGGAATTATTTATATGGATTGACGTCGGTTAAATTCGTTCCATATGTTTTGGGAAG TTGGTTGGGCATGCTTCCAGGAACATGGGCTTATGTGAGTGCTGGCGCATTTGGCCGCGCAATCATT CAAGAAGAATCTGATGTCGGATTAATCGGAGGAAACAACTCACTGTTGACACTTGGTTTGGGATTGTTAGTCACAGCATTAGCTGCAGCATATGTGACAAGGCTTGCCAAG GATGCTATAAAAGATATTGATGAGTAG